The genomic stretch GTAATTTGGTTTTCTCTTTCTTTCACATATTCTTCTACCTGGTCTGTAATCACATTATATTTTGCAATTTCACCCTGGTAAAAGGATATCTTCTTTTGGAGCTGCCTTGCTTCCTGTTCTTTTTTTTCTAATTGTACCTTGCTCTTATCGTAATTATTGCTTAGTTCCTCTATTATATAAAGGCTATTATCATAGTCCTGTTCTAATTTTGCTAATCGTTGTTTGTCCTGTTTCGATAATATCATCCGTGTCTTTCCCTTCTGTCTGCTGTCTACCCCTTACTGTCAACTCTTTGCGGTATTTTACATCCCTTCAGGCTGGGTAACAAGGACTATATTATACTTGTTTTTTCAGGAAAAATCCATGATTTTTGACACTTCGTCTGTACTTTTTATGATTATGGGGAAATTTGTCTGATTAATTTACTAAAAATGTTAAAACAAATGCTCTGGTAACATCAATTCATATACTTTTAGCACTATGAAGAGTAATTCTATGCAGTATAGTTGCGTATATCTTCTGCTTCCCCTCTGAGAATCTTTATTATCATCTGATTGACTTCAAAGGCTTCCTCATGATTGATACCATGCCCTGCTTCCTCAAAAAACATGGCATTCAGCCTTCTGCTCTTTACAGCCCTTTCCCCGCCAAGCTCTTCAAAGGGATCTCTTCGTCCCAGTAACAGATAAATGCCTTTGCTGATTTTATCTATTTCCTCCTCGGTAAAGGGTCTTACTTTATGATATCCCATTGCCATATTGTTAAAACCTTTTAATAGACTTTTGTAATGCTCCATAATTACAGGGTTTTCCGTAAAGGCCTGATGATGCTCCCCTGATAATTTCTTAATCAGTTTCAAAACATTTCCTTTGGTTGGCAGCAGGGCTTCCGGCAGAAATATTTTCATCATTGTGTACATGAGATTTCTTTTATCCGTTGAGATCGCT from Anaerocolumna sp. AGMB13020 encodes the following:
- a CDS encoding alpha/beta fold hydrolase codes for the protein MKVYKSNKAKGNILRTYDQLMDMWEIAYDDIWIENDYGRTHIITCGNKSGEPLVLFHGVGDDSALMWIYNAKTLGQHYRLYAIDTIGGPGKSIPGKAYKKDFDDIEWIDSILNGLGLDKVHMAGTSHGGYLVMYYLLKRPERVMKAIGMASAISTDKRNLMYTMMKIFLPEALLPTKGNVLKLIKKLSGEHHQAFTENPVIMEHYKSLLKGFNNMAMGYHKVRPFTEEEIDKISKGIYLLLGRRDPFEELGGERAVKSRRLNAMFFEEAGHGINHEEAFEVNQMIIKILRGEAEDIRNYTA